A window from Pseudooceanicola algae encodes these proteins:
- a CDS encoding pyridoxal-phosphate-dependent aminotransferase family protein — protein sequence MSLAHGRPYLAIPGPSVIPDRVLQAMHAPAPNIYEGDLVEMTFGMIPDLRRVARTAHDAAIYIANGHGAWEAALSNVLNPGDKILVPATGRFAFGWADMAEGLGLVPHIVDFGRKATIDPDRLQEILEQDKAHEIKAVLFSHVDTATSVRNDPAALRAALDAAGHPALLMADCIASLACDRFEMDAWGVDIMVAGCQKGLMVPPGLSFVFFNPRAAEAREKVTRVSRYWDWKPRSAPDFFYNFFGGTAPTHHLLGLRTSLDMIAEEGLENIWARHATLARAVWAACDHWASAGPLEMNLADPAIRSHAVTALAIGPGNGQALRRWTADQAGLTLGLGIGMDSETDPGGTGFFRIGHMGHLNGHMVLGALGVIEAGMTALQIPHGKEALSAAAGVIAAGRIDLAQ from the coding sequence ATGTCTCTCGCCCACGGCCGCCCCTACCTTGCCATTCCCGGCCCTTCCGTCATTCCCGACCGGGTCTTGCAGGCGATGCATGCGCCGGCGCCGAACATCTACGAAGGCGACCTTGTCGAGATGACCTTCGGCATGATCCCCGACCTGCGGCGGGTGGCGCGCACGGCGCATGATGCGGCGATCTACATCGCCAATGGCCATGGCGCCTGGGAAGCGGCGCTGAGCAACGTTCTGAACCCCGGCGACAAGATCCTGGTGCCGGCCACCGGGCGCTTTGCCTTCGGCTGGGCCGATATGGCCGAAGGTCTGGGCCTGGTGCCGCATATCGTCGATTTCGGGCGCAAGGCCACCATCGACCCCGACCGCCTGCAAGAGATCCTCGAACAGGACAAGGCGCATGAGATCAAGGCGGTTCTGTTCAGCCACGTCGATACCGCGACCTCGGTGCGCAATGATCCGGCCGCGCTGCGGGCCGCGCTGGACGCCGCCGGTCACCCCGCCTTGCTGATGGCCGATTGCATCGCCTCGCTGGCCTGCGACCGTTTCGAAATGGATGCCTGGGGCGTGGATATCATGGTGGCGGGCTGCCAGAAGGGGCTGATGGTGCCGCCGGGCCTGTCCTTTGTCTTCTTCAATCCGCGCGCCGCCGAGGCCCGCGAAAAGGTCACGCGCGTCAGCCGCTACTGGGACTGGAAGCCGCGCTCGGCGCCGGATTTCTTCTACAACTTCTTCGGGGGCACCGCGCCCACGCATCACCTGCTGGGGCTGCGGACCTCGCTCGACATGATCGCCGAGGAAGGGCTGGAGAATATCTGGGCCCGTCACGCCACCCTGGCCCGCGCGGTCTGGGCGGCCTGCGATCATTGGGCCTCTGCCGGGCCGCTTGAGATGAACCTGGCCGATCCCGCGATCCGCAGCCATGCAGTGACCGCCCTGGCAATCGGGCCGGGCAATGGGCAGGCGCTGCGCCGCTGGACGGCGGATCAGGCCGGGCTGACCCTGGGTCTCGGCATCGGAATGGACAGCGAAACGGACCCCGGTGGCACCGGCTTTTTCCGCATCGGCCACATGGGGCACCTGAACGGGCACATGGTCCTTGGTGCGCTGGGCGTGATCGAGGCCGGGATGACCGCGCTTCAGATCCCCCACGGGAAGGAGGCGCTTAGCGCCGCCGCAGGGGTCATCGCCGCCGGGCGCATCGATCTGGCGCAGTAG
- a CDS encoding pyridoxal phosphate-dependent aminotransferase, with product MTKHSATRPAGSAARLTPLAAGLPSSVPFTGPEELERRRNAPFAARLGANENGFGPSPRALEAMRASLDGIWQYGDPASHDLRNALARHWSCEVDNIVVGTGIDGLLADLVRLIIGPGDNIVTSAGAYPTFNYHVTGFGGTIHTVPYRDDSEDLPALIAKSGETGAKLVYFANPDNPMGSYLPGDRIAAALSDLPEGTLLILDEAYAELAPAEAALPLPIDDPRVIRMRTFSKAYGLAGARVGYALGAAGLIRAFDKVRNHFGMNRTAQAGALAALEDTAWLPHICDEIAASRQRIAGMATANGLTTLPSATNFVCMDLGADGARARAMVAALAEEGVFVRMPFVAPQDRCIRISCGPEDQMAQLEAALPRALARLDLSA from the coding sequence ATGACCAAGCACAGTGCCACCCGCCCTGCCGGCTCTGCCGCGCGCCTGACCCCGCTTGCTGCCGGATTGCCGTCTTCCGTGCCCTTTACCGGCCCGGAAGAGCTTGAGCGCCGGCGCAATGCCCCCTTTGCCGCGCGCCTCGGCGCCAACGAAAACGGCTTTGGGCCTTCACCCCGTGCGCTGGAGGCGATGCGCGCCTCGCTTGACGGGATCTGGCAATATGGCGATCCGGCCAGCCACGATCTGCGCAACGCATTGGCCCGGCACTGGTCGTGCGAGGTCGACAATATCGTGGTCGGCACCGGCATCGACGGGTTGCTGGCGGATCTTGTCCGCCTAATCATCGGTCCCGGCGACAATATAGTGACCTCTGCTGGGGCCTATCCGACCTTCAATTACCATGTCACGGGCTTTGGCGGCACGATCCACACGGTGCCCTATCGCGACGATTCCGAAGACCTGCCGGCGCTGATCGCCAAGTCCGGCGAAACCGGCGCCAAGCTGGTCTATTTTGCCAATCCCGACAATCCCATGGGCAGCTACCTGCCCGGCGACCGGATCGCGGCCGCCCTGTCCGACCTGCCCGAGGGCACGTTGCTGATCCTCGACGAAGCCTATGCCGAGCTTGCCCCAGCGGAGGCCGCACTGCCGCTGCCGATCGACGACCCGCGGGTGATCCGCATGCGGACCTTTTCCAAGGCCTACGGGCTGGCGGGCGCGCGGGTGGGCTATGCGCTTGGCGCGGCGGGTCTGATCCGGGCCTTCGACAAGGTGCGCAACCATTTCGGCATGAACCGGACCGCGCAGGCCGGGGCGCTGGCCGCACTGGAAGATACTGCCTGGCTGCCCCATATCTGCGATGAAATTGCCGCCTCGCGCCAGCGGATCGCCGGGATGGCCACCGCCAATGGCCTGACAACGCTGCCATCGGCCACCAATTTCGTCTGTATGGACCTGGGCGCCGACGGTGCCCGCGCCCGCGCCATGGTTGCGGCGCTCGCCGAGGAGGGCGTTTTCGTGCGCATGCCCTTCGTGGCCCCGCAGGATCGCTGCATCCGTATTTCATGCGGCCCCGAAGACCAGATGGCCCAGTTGGAAGCGGCCCTGCCCCGCGCGCTTGCGCGTCTCGACCTGTCTGCCTGA
- a CDS encoding thiamine diphosphokinase, whose protein sequence is MTDQSAPLPVIRSTRPVALFGGGEIPGQLAETVLAMAGAVVGADGGGEWLLERGRLPDAVIGDMDSLRSERVQDIPPERFIRITEQESTDFEKCLTRIEAPLVLGIGFMGGRVDHMLAAFSVLLRHPDRPCLLVGSEDLVFHAPPDVTLTLPCDQPLSLFPLAPVRGQSSGLTWPIEGLDFAPGGRIGTSNKVVGRNEAGAAQAAEGSVAVSLAFDGPGMLVIMPVAAMADVATALLSRPARWPARAG, encoded by the coding sequence ATGACCGACCAATCTGCACCTTTGCCCGTGATCCGCAGCACGCGGCCCGTGGCCCTGTTCGGTGGCGGCGAGATCCCGGGGCAACTGGCGGAAACCGTTCTGGCCATGGCTGGCGCGGTTGTCGGCGCGGATGGTGGCGGGGAATGGTTGCTGGAGCGCGGTCGGCTGCCCGATGCGGTGATCGGGGACATGGACTCGCTGCGCTCCGAACGCGTTCAGGACATCCCGCCCGAGCGGTTCATTCGCATCACCGAACAGGAAAGCACTGATTTCGAGAAATGCCTGACCCGGATCGAGGCGCCGTTGGTGCTCGGGATCGGCTTCATGGGCGGTCGGGTCGACCACATGCTGGCGGCCTTTTCGGTGCTGCTGCGCCATCCCGACCGGCCCTGCCTGTTGGTGGGAAGCGAAGACCTGGTGTTTCATGCGCCGCCGGATGTCACGCTGACCTTGCCATGCGATCAGCCGCTGTCCCTGTTCCCACTGGCGCCGGTCCGGGGACAGTCCAGTGGGCTGACCTGGCCAATCGAGGGGCTGGATTTCGCCCCCGGCGGGCGGATCGGGACGTCGAACAAGGTGGTCGGCAGGAACGAGGCAGGCGCGGCCCAGGCCGCAGAAGGTTCAGTCGCGGTCTCGCTGGCCTTCGACGGGCCCGGCATGTTGGTCATAATGCCGGTGGCGGCGATGGCGGATGTGGCAACGGCGTTGCTGAGCCGGCCCGCGCGATGGCCCGCTCGCGCAGGATGA